Proteins from a genomic interval of Desulfovibrio piger:
- a CDS encoding efflux transporter outer membrane subunit, whose product MTPLLKAGLTLVLCLAVTGCSLAPDYKRPEQDIPKEWRSVDLGPSPLNTDWWTRFNDPVLNALVEEALKNNQDLAESLAKIDSAAAKLGVGTSQLAPSVSGAGAATSQSNSTKIANYNSIADRSYVNYQGQLSASWELDFWGKYRNNYTMLSDVLLNTVVSHEALRLSVASQTAQSYFALLALDMQLATAKRTLRTREDAFGIYTSRYRQGDITELDWQRARAEVETARAQVHSSTVAVDSAEASLAVLLGRSPRDIMSAVMPRGGDISKLPAPPVLPAGLPSELLERRPDVRAAEYMIMAYNANIGVARAEFFPSISLTGMLGTLSASVVNLFSGPAGAWSYGVTGSMPLLDFGRTWYNVKDAEAQKEAAIAVYRKTVQNAFKDVRTSLTSQREADAIVAASQAQVDSLRRAAEIARLQYDNGYTDYLTVLDAERQLFSAELSLANALRDRLNAVVSVCMALGGGWQDPNVKPSFPVADAEELVKAHDAAGQKASQPAAAPAKEQPAAKQ is encoded by the coding sequence ATGACCCCCCTGCTGAAAGCGGGCCTGACGCTGGTGCTCTGCCTGGCCGTCACGGGCTGCTCCCTGGCTCCCGACTATAAGCGTCCCGAGCAGGACATCCCCAAGGAGTGGCGTTCCGTGGATCTGGGACCCAGTCCGCTGAACACCGACTGGTGGACCCGCTTCAATGATCCCGTGCTCAATGCCCTGGTGGAAGAAGCCCTGAAGAACAACCAGGATCTGGCGGAAAGCCTGGCCAAGATCGATTCCGCCGCGGCCAAGCTGGGCGTGGGCACCAGCCAGCTCGCCCCCTCGGTGAGCGGCGCCGGTGCGGCCACCTCGCAGAGCAACTCCACCAAGATCGCCAACTACAACAGCATCGCGGACCGTTCCTACGTGAACTACCAGGGCCAGCTCTCGGCCAGCTGGGAACTGGACTTCTGGGGCAAGTACCGCAACAACTACACCATGCTGTCGGATGTGCTGCTGAACACCGTGGTCAGCCACGAGGCCCTGCGCCTTTCGGTGGCCAGCCAGACGGCCCAGAGCTACTTTGCCCTGCTGGCCCTGGACATGCAGCTGGCCACGGCCAAGCGTACCCTGCGCACGCGTGAGGATGCGTTCGGCATCTATACCAGCCGCTACCGTCAGGGCGACATCACGGAGCTGGACTGGCAGCGTGCCCGCGCCGAAGTGGAAACGGCCCGTGCCCAGGTGCACAGCTCCACGGTGGCCGTGGACAGCGCCGAAGCCAGCCTGGCCGTGCTGCTGGGCCGTTCGCCCCGCGACATCATGAGCGCCGTCATGCCGCGCGGCGGCGACATCAGCAAGCTGCCGGCCCCGCCCGTGCTGCCTGCGGGCCTGCCCTCCGAACTGCTGGAGCGCCGCCCCGACGTGCGCGCCGCCGAGTACATGATCATGGCTTACAACGCCAATATCGGCGTGGCCCGTGCCGAGTTCTTCCCGTCCATCTCCCTGACGGGCATGCTGGGCACCCTCAGCGCCAGCGTGGTGAACCTGTTCAGCGGTCCTGCGGGCGCCTGGAGCTACGGCGTGACCGGCTCCATGCCGCTGCTGGACTTCGGCCGCACCTGGTATAACGTCAAGGACGCCGAGGCCCAGAAGGAAGCGGCCATCGCCGTGTACCGCAAGACGGTGCAGAACGCCTTCAAGGACGTGCGCACCTCCCTGACCTCCCAGCGCGAGGCCGACGCCATCGTGGCGGCCAGCCAGGCCCAGGTGGACAGCCTGCGCCGCGCCGCGGAGATCGCCCGCCTGCAGTACGACAACGGTTACACCGACTACCTGACCGTGCTGGATGCCGAACGCCAGTTGTTCAGCGCCGAGCTGAGCCTGGCCAACGCCCTGCGTGACCGCCTCAATGCCGTGGTCAGCGTGTGCATGGCCCTAGGTGGCGGCTGGCAGGATCCCAACGTCAAGCCTTCCTTCCCGGTGGCTGACGCGGAAGAGCTGGTCAAGGCCCATGACGCTGCCGGCCAGAAGGCCTCCCAGCCTGCGGCCGCTCCTGCGAAGGAACAGCCTGCCGCCAAGCAGTAG
- a CDS encoding efflux RND transporter permease subunit — translation MAASAKPNIFLRRPILSSVISIVITLVGALAMKALPIAQYPELVPPTVNVTVFYPGASAETIAGTVLAPLEVNINGVENMLYMTSTASSGSGSGSINVYFSLGTDPDMALVNVNNKVNLAQTTLPETVRLQGVQVTKRSPAMLQIIALFSPDGRYDAVYLHNYMQVNVADELKRVPGVGDVTVFGYMDYAMRIWLVPDKLAKYGVTVSEIAAAIQEQNSQFSPGRLGDAPMPDTAQLSWQIDTKGRLATPQEFGEIIIRTGEDSAMLRLKDVARIEMGGKDYSVSSEYNGMVARAMGIYLLPGANAIATGEAVTARMQELAKNFPEGIDYKIVVDTNDFVMESINEVVHTLVEAMILVFLVVFIFLQNWRATLIPCIAVPVSIIGTFAGMFALGYTINTLTLFGMVLAIGIVVDDAIVVLENVERIMSTEHLPPREATAKAMSEVTAPVIAIVLVLCAVFIPVSFMGGLAGQMYKQFAITISVSVVLSGIVALTLTPALCSLLLKPHAHDHQPAKPFVVFNYFFGKTTHRYVRTVRFIKDHGLISMALFGCMIASLVFLFRVVPGGLVPNEDQGYILGMTILDDGAVQNRTRDVTRVVMDVLRKDPSVDTVMTLNGLDITSMSSKSNYGTFFAVLKPWSERTTPESSASAISTKVLGVTMMQPEAVTIGFTPPPISGMSTTGGFEGFIQMRGAGTSQDLEATANAFVAEATSRDENGQPKYPAIGTLRSLFSTGAPQLYANLDRERCKDMGISISDVFTAMNATFGALYVNDFNYLGRTFQVRMQAEADYRLLPESLHDIFVRTNKGGMVPLDAIMTLERRTAPQTMERYNVFPAAHLMGEPAPGYSSGQALEAMEKVAEKMLSSDYGLGWVGSALQEKLASADTTVIFVLALVMVFLILAAQYESWSLPLAVLTAVPFGVFGALVATWLRDLSNDVYFQVALVTLVGLAAKNAILIVEFAVEAWRGGRSLDVAAMHAARLRFRPIVMTSLAFILGCVPLAISSGAGANSRHAIGTAVVGGMLAATCIATLFVPYFFRTIMRISLKLQGKKDPNEGKKSFDEEEDI, via the coding sequence ATGGCAGCTTCGGCAAAACCAAATATCTTTTTGCGCAGACCGATCCTTTCGTCGGTCATCTCCATCGTGATCACGCTGGTGGGCGCGCTGGCCATGAAGGCCCTGCCCATCGCCCAGTATCCTGAACTGGTGCCGCCCACGGTCAACGTGACGGTCTTCTATCCCGGCGCCTCGGCCGAGACCATCGCCGGTACCGTGCTGGCCCCCCTGGAAGTGAACATCAACGGCGTGGAAAACATGCTCTACATGACGTCCACGGCCTCCTCGGGTTCCGGTTCGGGCTCCATCAACGTCTATTTCAGTCTGGGCACCGACCCGGACATGGCCCTGGTCAACGTCAACAACAAGGTCAACCTGGCCCAGACCACACTGCCCGAGACCGTGCGCCTGCAGGGCGTGCAGGTGACCAAACGTTCACCGGCCATGCTGCAGATCATCGCCCTGTTCTCGCCTGACGGGCGTTATGACGCCGTGTACCTGCACAACTACATGCAGGTGAACGTGGCCGACGAACTCAAGCGTGTGCCCGGCGTGGGCGACGTGACCGTGTTCGGCTACATGGACTACGCCATGCGCATCTGGCTCGTCCCGGACAAGCTGGCCAAGTACGGCGTCACCGTGAGCGAGATCGCCGCGGCCATCCAGGAGCAGAACTCGCAGTTCTCGCCCGGCCGTCTGGGCGACGCGCCCATGCCCGATACCGCCCAGCTTTCCTGGCAGATCGATACCAAGGGGCGTCTGGCCACGCCGCAGGAGTTCGGCGAGATCATCATCCGCACCGGTGAGGACAGCGCCATGCTGCGCCTCAAGGACGTGGCCCGCATCGAGATGGGCGGCAAGGACTACAGCGTCAGCAGCGAATACAACGGCATGGTGGCCCGTGCCATGGGTATCTACCTGCTGCCCGGCGCCAACGCCATCGCCACCGGCGAGGCCGTCACCGCCCGCATGCAGGAGCTGGCCAAGAACTTCCCCGAGGGCATCGACTACAAGATCGTCGTGGACACCAACGACTTCGTTATGGAGTCCATCAACGAAGTGGTCCACACCCTGGTGGAAGCCATGATCCTGGTGTTCCTGGTGGTGTTCATCTTCCTGCAGAACTGGCGCGCCACCCTCATCCCCTGCATCGCCGTGCCCGTGTCCATCATCGGTACCTTCGCGGGCATGTTCGCCCTAGGCTACACCATCAATACCCTGACCCTGTTCGGTATGGTGCTGGCCATCGGTATCGTGGTGGACGACGCCATCGTGGTGCTGGAGAACGTGGAACGCATCATGAGCACCGAGCACCTGCCGCCCAGGGAAGCCACGGCCAAGGCCATGAGCGAAGTGACGGCCCCCGTTATCGCCATCGTGCTGGTGCTCTGCGCCGTGTTCATCCCCGTGTCCTTCATGGGCGGCCTGGCGGGCCAGATGTACAAGCAGTTCGCCATCACCATCTCGGTGTCCGTGGTGCTTTCGGGCATCGTGGCCCTGACGCTGACCCCGGCCCTGTGCTCCCTGCTGCTCAAGCCGCACGCGCATGACCATCAGCCGGCCAAGCCCTTCGTCGTCTTCAACTACTTCTTCGGCAAGACCACGCACCGCTATGTGCGTACGGTGCGTTTCATCAAGGACCACGGCCTGATCTCCATGGCCCTCTTCGGCTGCATGATCGCCAGCCTGGTCTTCCTGTTCCGGGTGGTTCCCGGCGGCCTGGTGCCCAACGAAGACCAGGGCTACATCCTGGGCATGACCATCCTGGACGACGGTGCCGTGCAGAACCGCACCCGTGACGTGACCCGCGTGGTCATGGACGTGCTGCGCAAAGACCCGTCCGTGGACACGGTCATGACCCTGAACGGCCTGGACATCACCTCCATGTCGTCCAAGAGCAACTACGGTACTTTCTTTGCCGTGCTCAAGCCCTGGAGCGAACGTACCACGCCGGAGAGCAGCGCCTCGGCCATCAGTACCAAGGTGCTGGGCGTGACCATGATGCAGCCCGAAGCCGTGACCATCGGCTTCACGCCGCCGCCCATCAGCGGCATGTCCACCACGGGCGGTTTTGAAGGCTTCATCCAGATGCGCGGCGCCGGCACCAGCCAGGATCTGGAAGCCACGGCCAATGCCTTCGTGGCGGAAGCCACGTCCCGTGACGAGAACGGCCAGCCCAAGTATCCGGCCATCGGTACCCTGCGCAGCCTGTTCTCCACCGGTGCCCCGCAGCTCTACGCCAACCTGGACCGTGAGCGCTGCAAGGACATGGGCATCAGCATCAGCGATGTCTTCACGGCCATGAACGCCACCTTCGGTGCGCTCTACGTCAACGACTTCAACTACCTGGGCCGTACCTTCCAGGTGCGCATGCAGGCCGAGGCCGATTACCGCCTGCTGCCCGAGTCCCTGCACGACATCTTCGTGCGGACCAACAAGGGCGGCATGGTGCCCCTGGATGCCATCATGACCCTGGAACGCCGCACGGCGCCCCAGACCATGGAACGTTACAACGTGTTCCCCGCCGCCCACCTCATGGGTGAACCGGCCCCCGGCTATTCTTCCGGTCAGGCCCTGGAAGCCATGGAAAAGGTGGCGGAAAAGATGCTGTCCAGCGATTACGGCCTGGGCTGGGTCGGTTCGGCCCTGCAGGAAAAGCTGGCCAGCGCCGACACCACCGTCATCTTCGTGCTGGCGCTCGTCATGGTCTTCCTGATCCTGGCCGCCCAGTACGAAAGCTGGTCGCTGCCGCTGGCCGTGCTCACGGCCGTGCCCTTCGGCGTGTTCGGCGCCCTGGTGGCCACCTGGCTGCGCGACCTGTCCAATGACGTGTACTTCCAGGTGGCTCTGGTCACCCTGGTGGGCCTGGCCGCCAAAAACGCCATCTTGATCGTGGAATTCGCCGTCGAGGCCTGGCGCGGCGGGCGCAGTCTGGACGTGGCCGCCATGCATGCGGCGCGCCTGCGCTTCCGTCCCATCGTCATGACCTCGCTGGCCTTCATCCTGGGCTGCGTGCCGCTGGCCATCAGCTCCGGCGCCGGTGCCAACAGCCGTCACGCCATCGGCACCGCCGTGGTGGGCGGCATGCTGGCCGCAACCTGCATCGCCACGCTCTTCGTTCCCTACTTCTTCCGCACCATCATGCGGATCTCCCTGAAGCTGCAGGGCAAGAAGGACCCCAACGAAGGCAAGAAAAGCTTCGATGAGGAGGAGGATATATGA
- a CDS encoding efflux RND transporter periplasmic adaptor subunit produces MTGKQTILATLLLLLCFSLAACKDEGAQKGQMPAPPVGVFQVEAKDVPWPSEFQAQASGSRSVEVRARVQGIIEKRLYREGEFVKAGQLMFQIERDQYEAAVQQAEAQYDSAKREWNRVRPLFAKNAVSQKDRDNAKAAYDNAKAALRAAKINLDYCQVVAPVSGYSSKESFTPGNLVSNNSLLTYVDQTDPMYIDFSIAAPQHMRRQQLAAEGRLRFPEGNIYKARLRLLDGSMYQGEGQVDFIDSRVQPETGVVQARASFANSDGQIMPGQYVRIFMDGDVLVNAVLIPQKAVLITQKGSFVMTLDKDNVVGTQKVEVSETIGDMYLVDSGLKGGERIICEGMVKARPGAKVSVMGDGQAQKGQAAQKTAQK; encoded by the coding sequence ATGACCGGAAAACAGACCATTCTGGCAACGCTGCTGTTGCTTCTCTGTTTCAGCCTTGCGGCATGCAAGGATGAAGGTGCTCAAAAAGGTCAGATGCCCGCCCCGCCGGTGGGCGTCTTCCAGGTGGAAGCCAAGGACGTGCCCTGGCCTTCCGAATTCCAGGCCCAGGCCTCCGGCTCCCGGTCCGTCGAAGTGCGTGCCCGTGTGCAGGGCATCATCGAGAAGCGTCTGTACCGTGAAGGCGAGTTCGTCAAGGCCGGTCAGCTCATGTTCCAGATCGAGCGCGACCAGTACGAGGCCGCCGTCCAGCAGGCCGAGGCCCAGTACGACAGCGCCAAGCGCGAGTGGAACCGCGTGCGCCCCCTGTTTGCCAAGAACGCCGTCTCCCAGAAGGATCGCGACAACGCCAAGGCCGCCTATGACAACGCCAAGGCTGCCCTGCGTGCCGCCAAGATCAATCTGGACTACTGCCAGGTGGTGGCCCCCGTGTCCGGTTACAGCTCCAAGGAAAGCTTCACGCCCGGCAACCTGGTCAGCAACAACTCCCTGCTGACCTACGTGGACCAGACCGATCCCATGTACATCGATTTCTCCATTGCCGCGCCGCAGCACATGCGCCGTCAGCAGCTGGCCGCCGAAGGCCGCCTGCGCTTCCCCGAAGGCAACATCTACAAGGCCCGTCTGCGTCTGCTGGACGGCAGCATGTACCAGGGCGAAGGCCAGGTGGACTTCATCGACAGCCGCGTGCAGCCCGAGACCGGCGTGGTGCAGGCCCGTGCCTCCTTCGCCAACAGCGACGGCCAGATCATGCCCGGCCAGTATGTGCGCATCTTCATGGACGGCGACGTGCTGGTCAACGCCGTGCTCATCCCCCAGAAGGCCGTGCTCATCACCCAGAAGGGTTCCTTCGTCATGACCCTGGACAAGGACAACGTGGTCGGCACCCAGAAGGTGGAGGTCAGCGAGACCATCGGCGACATGTACCTTGTGGACTCCGGCCTCAAGGGCGGGGAACGCATCATCTGTGAAGGCATGGTCAAGGCCCGCCCCGGTGCCAAGGTCAGCGTCATGGGTGACGGACAGGCCCAGAAGGGACAGGCCGCCCAGAAGACCGCTCAGAAGTAG
- a CDS encoding XdhC family protein, with amino-acid sequence MDRMPKAPASPVLVSAPVDGLGVPLNLEARAARLLDEGQAVVLLTVVEREGSAPRAAGTRALLTAAGLEGTVGGGLLEARAVEAANVCLKEGRSARVRCDLTGLGPDSDMICGGSMDLLCEYLTPAQAPLFRAADAALKAGLTGIWLLDVSRADAPVRDLYLDALPEGQPLVAGLHEGAEAVRPLLAGRKGRPGLVRDGLAERYVEALDAPPVLLLCGGGHVSLETARLAHAAGFVVDVVDDRAEFADPRRFPMARRCLTLPAFEDLAARCGIGRHHYVAIMTRGHSFDREVLAQALETDAFYIGMIGSSSKKASVYKALRAQGVSDAALDKVCCPIGLGIGADTPQQIAVSVVAELMAARAGTLGALRAAR; translated from the coding sequence ATGGACAGGATGCCTAAAGCGCCGGCCTCGCCGGTGCTGGTGAGCGCCCCGGTGGATGGCCTGGGCGTACCGCTGAACCTGGAGGCCCGCGCGGCCCGGCTGCTGGACGAAGGGCAGGCCGTGGTCCTGCTGACCGTGGTGGAGCGCGAAGGCTCGGCCCCGCGTGCCGCCGGTACCCGTGCCCTGCTGACCGCTGCCGGTCTGGAAGGCACCGTGGGCGGCGGTCTGCTGGAAGCCCGTGCCGTGGAGGCGGCCAATGTCTGCCTGAAGGAAGGACGCTCCGCCCGCGTGCGCTGCGACCTCACCGGTCTTGGCCCCGACAGCGACATGATCTGCGGCGGCAGCATGGATCTGCTCTGTGAATATCTGACGCCTGCGCAGGCGCCCCTGTTCCGTGCGGCGGACGCGGCCCTGAAAGCCGGGCTGACCGGCATCTGGCTGCTGGACGTGAGCCGGGCCGATGCGCCCGTGCGCGACCTGTATCTGGATGCCCTGCCCGAAGGCCAGCCCCTGGTGGCGGGCCTGCACGAGGGCGCGGAAGCCGTGCGGCCCCTGCTGGCCGGGCGCAAGGGCCGTCCCGGCCTGGTGCGGGACGGTCTGGCGGAACGTTATGTGGAGGCCCTGGACGCGCCGCCGGTGCTGCTGCTCTGCGGCGGCGGCCATGTGTCGCTGGAGACGGCCCGTCTGGCCCATGCCGCCGGTTTCGTGGTGGACGTGGTGGACGACCGCGCGGAGTTCGCCGATCCCCGGCGTTTCCCCATGGCCCGGCGTTGCCTGACCCTGCCTGCCTTCGAGGATCTGGCGGCCCGCTGCGGCATCGGCCGGCACCATTATGTGGCCATCATGACCCGCGGCCACAGCTTCGACCGTGAGGTCCTGGCCCAGGCCCTGGAAACGGACGCCTTCTATATTGGTATGATCGGCAGCAGCAGCAAAAAAGCCTCGGTCTACAAGGCGCTGCGTGCGCAGGGCGTCAGCGATGCGGCCCTGGACAAGGTCTGCTGCCCCATCGGTCTGGGCATCGGCGCGGACACGCCGCAACAGATCGCCGTCTCCGTGGTGGCCGAGCTCATGGCCGCCAGGGCAGGGACGCTGGGCGCTCTTCGGGCGGCCCGCTGA
- the topA gene encoding type I DNA topoisomerase encodes MGKQLIIVESPAKVKTIKKFLGPQYMVQASVGHVRDLPSSSLGVDEANDFAPQYEIIDNKKNVVSELRSAAAKADTVYLAPDPDREGEAIAWHVAELIRDKAKDIKRIQFNEITARAVKEALAHPRELNQHLFDAQQARRVLDRLVGYKISPLLWKTIKRGISAGRVQSVALRLIVEREAERAAFKPEEYWLFKALLGAGVPPSVRAELARIGGKKAVIRNAEEANALEAELKGQPFVVESVEQKERERAPQPPFITSTLQQAANQRLSYTAKRTMNIAQRLYEGVEMEDGSITALITYMRTDSTRIADEARQAAHDFIQREFGNDYLPAKKRVYKTKSGAQDAHEAIRPVDVNITPEMVKAALPPDQYNLYRLIWSRFVASQMAGARFHDTTVTVACGRTQWKAKGERLLFPGFLAVLPRGKDEGDAELPPLEAGQTLKLEKLDKEQKFTQPPARYSEASLVRELEEQGIGRPSTYASIISTLQDREYVSLQDRHFIPTDLGRVVCEQLVQHFPHLMDVGFTAEMESLLDKVADGDQQWVDLMHAFAADFNPTLAAAAKNMQSVKGGLPTDLACPDCGKPLMIKFGKAGPFLACSGYPDCRFTSNFQRTEDGRLEIVAPQKPELEKVGECPRCGKDLVIKHARTGSRFIACTGYPDCNYTAPMATGVMCPRCGEGRMVEKSTKRGKLFYSCDRYPQCDFALWDKPVPGPCPRCNSFYLVEKRGRDGSVKIMCPTKGCGYVKGGDDGQDA; translated from the coding sequence ATGGGCAAGCAGCTGATCATCGTGGAATCGCCGGCCAAGGTGAAGACCATCAAGAAATTTCTGGGACCGCAGTACATGGTGCAGGCCAGCGTGGGCCATGTGCGCGACCTGCCGTCCAGCAGTCTGGGCGTGGACGAAGCCAACGATTTTGCCCCCCAGTACGAGATCATCGACAATAAGAAGAACGTGGTCAGCGAGCTGCGCAGCGCCGCAGCCAAGGCCGACACCGTCTATCTGGCCCCCGACCCGGACCGCGAAGGGGAGGCCATCGCCTGGCATGTGGCGGAGCTGATCCGCGACAAGGCCAAGGACATCAAGCGCATCCAGTTCAACGAGATCACCGCCCGCGCCGTCAAGGAGGCCCTGGCCCATCCGCGCGAGCTCAACCAGCACCTTTTCGATGCCCAGCAGGCCCGGCGCGTGCTGGATCGCCTGGTGGGCTACAAGATCTCGCCCCTGCTCTGGAAGACCATCAAGCGCGGCATCTCCGCCGGGCGCGTGCAGTCCGTGGCCCTGCGCCTCATCGTGGAGCGCGAGGCCGAGCGTGCCGCCTTCAAGCCGGAAGAATACTGGCTGTTCAAGGCCCTGCTGGGCGCCGGGGTGCCGCCCTCCGTGCGTGCGGAACTGGCGCGCATCGGCGGCAAGAAGGCCGTGATCCGCAATGCCGAGGAGGCCAACGCCCTGGAGGCCGAGCTCAAGGGCCAGCCCTTCGTGGTGGAGAGCGTGGAACAGAAGGAGCGCGAGCGCGCGCCGCAGCCGCCCTTCATCACCTCCACCCTGCAGCAGGCCGCCAACCAGCGTCTTTCCTACACGGCCAAGCGCACCATGAACATCGCCCAGCGCCTCTACGAAGGCGTGGAGATGGAAGACGGCAGCATCACGGCCCTCATCACCTACATGCGTACCGACTCCACCCGCATCGCCGACGAGGCCCGGCAGGCGGCGCATGACTTCATCCAGCGCGAGTTCGGCAACGATTACCTGCCGGCCAAGAAGCGCGTCTACAAGACCAAGAGCGGCGCGCAGGACGCCCACGAAGCCATCCGGCCCGTGGATGTGAACATCACGCCCGAGATGGTCAAGGCGGCCCTGCCCCCGGACCAGTACAACCTGTACCGCCTGATCTGGTCGCGCTTCGTGGCCTCGCAGATGGCCGGGGCCCGCTTCCACGACACCACGGTGACCGTGGCCTGCGGCCGTACCCAGTGGAAGGCCAAGGGCGAGCGCCTGCTTTTTCCCGGCTTTTTGGCCGTGCTGCCCCGCGGCAAGGACGAAGGCGATGCCGAGCTGCCGCCCCTGGAGGCCGGCCAGACCCTGAAGCTGGAGAAGCTGGACAAGGAACAGAAGTTCACCCAGCCCCCGGCCCGCTACAGCGAAGCCAGCCTGGTGCGCGAACTGGAAGAGCAGGGCATCGGCCGCCCCTCCACCTACGCCAGCATCATCTCCACCCTGCAGGACCGCGAATACGTGAGCCTGCAGGACCGCCACTTCATCCCCACCGATCTGGGGCGCGTGGTCTGTGAGCAGCTGGTGCAGCACTTCCCGCATCTCATGGACGTGGGCTTCACGGCCGAGATGGAGAGCCTGCTGGACAAGGTGGCCGACGGCGACCAGCAGTGGGTGGACCTGATGCATGCCTTTGCCGCGGATTTCAACCCCACGCTGGCGGCTGCCGCCAAGAACATGCAGAGCGTCAAGGGCGGCCTGCCCACCGATCTGGCCTGCCCCGACTGCGGCAAGCCCCTGATGATCAAGTTCGGCAAGGCCGGGCCCTTCCTGGCCTGCAGCGGCTATCCCGACTGCCGTTTCACCAGCAATTTCCAGCGCACCGAGGACGGCCGTCTGGAGATAGTGGCCCCGCAGAAGCCCGAACTGGAAAAGGTGGGCGAGTGCCCGCGCTGCGGCAAGGATCTGGTCATCAAGCACGCCCGTACGGGCAGCCGCTTCATCGCCTGCACGGGCTACCCGGACTGCAACTATACCGCGCCCATGGCCACGGGCGTCATGTGCCCGCGCTGCGGCGAAGGCCGCATGGTGGAAAAAAGCACCAAGCGCGGCAAGCTTTTCTATTCCTGCGACCGCTACCCGCAATGTGATTTCGCCCTGTGGGACAAGCCCGTGCCCGGACCTTGCCCGCGCTGTAATTCCTTCTATCTGGTGGAGAAGCGCGGCCGCGACGGCAGCGTCAAGATCATGTGCCCCACCAAGGGCTGCGGCTATGTGAAAGGAGGCGACGATGGACAGGATGCCTAA
- a CDS encoding GntR family transcriptional regulator, with product MGLNRSLLSPADFRSRGRTPLYARLEERLRHLIETGVWKANERIPTERELVDMTGIGINTVKKALKDLEQAGYLQRRQGAGTFVTPPETLFGLHRYYGMMRDFGDNLGRHHKEFLSLQLEDASDDIRRYLALAPGVQVFRLERLLHVGGRKSIHTFSWLPADLFAGLDAVPVDEFTTFPLYELLATRFNVISRRSRELLAACTASAYVASLLEIPEGTPMLATAIISFDSRSRPFEFRRSCVLTDVMRLYREF from the coding sequence ATGGGGTTGAATCGGTCGCTTTTGAGTCCTGCGGATTTCCGCAGCCGGGGACGTACCCCCCTGTATGCACGACTGGAAGAACGCCTGCGTCATCTCATCGAAACAGGCGTCTGGAAAGCCAATGAACGGATACCGACGGAACGTGAACTGGTCGATATGACCGGCATCGGGATCAACACCGTCAAAAAAGCCCTGAAAGACCTTGAACAGGCCGGCTACCTCCAGCGCCGCCAGGGCGCGGGGACCTTCGTCACGCCGCCGGAGACCCTCTTCGGCCTGCACAGGTATTACGGGATGATGCGCGATTTCGGCGATAACCTGGGACGGCATCACAAGGAATTCCTTTCCCTGCAGCTGGAAGACGCCTCCGATGACATCCGGCGCTACCTGGCCCTGGCGCCCGGTGTGCAGGTGTTCCGTCTGGAGCGTCTTCTCCATGTGGGCGGCCGGAAAAGCATCCATACCTTTTCCTGGCTGCCGGCCGATCTTTTTGCCGGTCTGGACGCCGTCCCCGTGGATGAGTTCACGACCTTCCCCCTGTATGAGCTGCTGGCCACACGGTTCAACGTCATTTCCCGCCGCAGCCGGGAGCTGCTGGCGGCCTGCACGGCCTCGGCATATGTCGCCTCCCTGCTGGAGATCCCGGAAGGGACCCCCATGCTCGCCACGGCCATCATCTCATTCGATTCCAGGAGCCGTCCTTTCGAATTTCGCAGAAGCTGTGTCCTTACGGATGTCATGAGATTGTACCGGGAATTCTGA